The Oceanithermus desulfurans genome has a window encoding:
- a CDS encoding ATP-binding protein, producing the protein MRLRLLGSLELEGVRFTRPKPLLLLAYLALEGSRERRFLAELFWPEAKRPLGSLSVALTQLNKAHPGAVRAHGRRLYTPLATDVDELIDAVARGAWERAVRLYGGAFAEGLDLCMGHELEEWVYQMRERVAVWVARAHLELGHQALHRGAFDRAREHAEAAYGLERAWGLSDPATTVELLRKSGSPLLDDFVRDHGRTEPVPCRVPRPVARHLGRREELETIERLLVREGQRWVTLVGLAGVGKTRTAIEAAQRFCRRRYFADGVVWLGLDADADADLPARIAEALQLAPGPRRPGWDDLAARIDQRSVCIVLDGIERFHPQAGELARLVVRCPNLHLLATSRVRLGAAEERCLYLDGLSIDPEVPGEPSPAVALFLERARRVQAALGEGVAAVEELCRVWQGHPLAIELAASWADLFPAEELVRRFSPPHLPRPRNGEGDLEALLEEAYEQLPPAARRVFPGLGVFEGGFDVEAAAAVLGADADTLAVLSDRALVWARNGRLGLHPLLRQLALRRLAQRPGEEAEVRSAHARHYLERLSRHVQELNRGDEPALALMRGDHANLRAAWERAAAWGWHDRLAPLAEPLLRFFDRQGRFEEGRRWFEAVLARAKDGGLRAPFALAAAWLWIRLGELETAERLMEGVAAGPDPALDARIEQNRGMLAYRRGDFTSAAEHWRRAAACALESADPWARTAALQNLAIAVFSTGDHEAARRFFLEALATQEAHGHEADMAKTYNNLGNLLRVMGRSDEAERMLNQGLRLARRLGLGQIEPFLLYNLGQLALASGRYEAALGRFAAALEGGRRSRERVLEASCHLNLGLASAQLRRWVEAERHLRQGLAAAWRVGEAAEVARGLVVWARLELAQENPRRACRLLRTALELPELRAHNRREAEELMETLDPGVCPEAPYRSPAEALEDLGVVTPA; encoded by the coding sequence ATGCGCCTACGCCTGCTTGGCAGCCTTGAACTCGAAGGGGTCCGCTTCACCCGCCCCAAACCCCTGCTGTTGCTCGCCTACCTGGCCCTGGAGGGCTCGCGCGAGCGGCGCTTCCTCGCCGAGCTGTTCTGGCCCGAGGCCAAGCGACCGCTGGGCAGCCTCTCGGTGGCGCTGACCCAGCTGAACAAGGCGCATCCGGGTGCGGTGCGCGCGCACGGTCGCCGGTTGTACACGCCGCTAGCCACGGACGTGGACGAGCTGATCGACGCGGTGGCCCGCGGCGCGTGGGAACGGGCGGTGCGCCTGTACGGGGGCGCCTTCGCCGAGGGGCTGGACCTGTGCATGGGGCACGAGCTCGAGGAGTGGGTCTACCAGATGCGCGAGCGGGTGGCCGTCTGGGTCGCACGCGCCCACCTGGAGCTAGGCCACCAGGCGCTCCACCGGGGAGCGTTCGACCGCGCCCGCGAGCACGCCGAGGCCGCCTACGGTCTGGAGCGCGCCTGGGGGCTCAGCGACCCGGCCACCACGGTCGAGCTCCTGCGCAAGAGCGGCAGTCCGCTGCTCGACGACTTCGTGCGCGACCACGGGCGCACCGAGCCCGTACCCTGCCGGGTTCCCCGGCCGGTGGCCCGCCACCTGGGCCGGCGCGAAGAGCTCGAGACGATCGAGCGGCTGCTGGTGCGCGAGGGGCAGCGCTGGGTCACCCTCGTCGGTTTAGCGGGCGTGGGCAAGACCCGCACGGCCATCGAGGCGGCGCAGCGCTTCTGCCGCAGGCGCTACTTCGCCGACGGGGTGGTCTGGCTGGGGCTCGACGCCGACGCCGACGCCGACCTGCCCGCGCGGATCGCCGAGGCCCTCCAGCTGGCCCCCGGCCCCCGCCGGCCGGGCTGGGACGACCTCGCGGCCCGCATCGACCAAAGATCGGTCTGCATCGTACTGGACGGTATCGAGCGCTTCCACCCGCAGGCCGGCGAGCTGGCGCGCCTCGTCGTTCGCTGTCCGAACCTGCACCTGCTCGCTACCAGCCGGGTGCGCCTGGGCGCGGCCGAGGAGCGCTGCCTCTACCTCGACGGATTGAGCATCGACCCCGAGGTCCCCGGGGAGCCGTCGCCGGCGGTCGCCCTCTTCCTCGAGCGCGCCCGCAGGGTGCAGGCCGCTTTGGGGGAGGGCGTGGCCGCCGTCGAGGAGCTCTGCCGGGTCTGGCAGGGGCACCCCCTGGCCATCGAGCTGGCCGCGTCCTGGGCCGACCTCTTCCCGGCCGAGGAACTGGTCCGGCGCTTTTCGCCCCCGCACCTGCCGCGCCCACGCAACGGCGAAGGCGACCTCGAAGCCCTCCTTGAGGAAGCCTACGAACAGCTGCCCCCCGCCGCCCGGCGGGTCTTTCCGGGGCTGGGGGTCTTCGAAGGGGGCTTCGACGTCGAGGCCGCCGCGGCGGTGCTGGGTGCCGACGCCGACACCCTGGCGGTTCTCAGCGACCGCGCCCTGGTCTGGGCCCGCAACGGACGGCTGGGGCTGCATCCGCTGCTGCGGCAGCTGGCCCTGCGCAGGCTCGCGCAGCGGCCCGGGGAGGAGGCCGAGGTGCGCTCGGCGCACGCGCGCCACTACCTCGAGCGGTTGTCGCGCCACGTTCAGGAGCTCAACCGCGGGGACGAGCCCGCGTTGGCGCTGATGCGCGGGGACCACGCCAACCTGCGTGCCGCCTGGGAGCGGGCGGCGGCCTGGGGCTGGCACGACCGCCTGGCCCCCCTCGCCGAGCCGTTGCTCCGCTTCTTCGACCGTCAGGGGCGGTTCGAGGAGGGGCGTCGCTGGTTCGAGGCCGTGCTCGCGCGGGCGAAGGACGGCGGGTTGCGCGCCCCGTTCGCCCTGGCCGCCGCCTGGTTGTGGATCCGCCTGGGCGAACTCGAGACTGCGGAGCGGCTGATGGAGGGCGTCGCCGCGGGGCCGGATCCGGCCCTCGACGCCCGCATCGAGCAGAACCGGGGGATGCTGGCCTACCGCCGCGGCGACTTCACGTCCGCCGCCGAACACTGGCGCCGGGCGGCGGCGTGCGCCCTGGAAAGCGCGGATCCCTGGGCGCGCACGGCGGCGCTGCAGAACCTGGCCATCGCGGTTTTCTCCACCGGCGACCACGAGGCCGCGCGCCGGTTCTTCTTAGAGGCGCTGGCCACCCAGGAAGCGCACGGTCACGAGGCCGACATGGCCAAGACGTACAACAATCTGGGCAACCTCCTGCGCGTGATGGGGCGGAGCGACGAGGCGGAGCGCATGCTGAACCAGGGGCTGCGCCTGGCGCGGCGCCTGGGCCTGGGGCAGATCGAGCCCTTCCTGCTCTACAACCTGGGGCAGCTGGCGCTGGCCTCCGGGAGGTACGAGGCGGCGCTGGGGCGGTTCGCGGCGGCGCTGGAGGGCGGGCGGCGTTCCCGCGAGCGGGTGCTCGAGGCGAGCTGCCACCTCAACCTCGGCCTCGCCTCGGCGCAGCTGCGGCGCTGGGTGGAGGCCGAGCGCCATCTGCGGCAGGGTCTGGCGGCGGCGTGGCGGGTGGGGGAGGCGGCCGAGGTGGCCCGTGGTCTGGTTGTCTGGGCGCGGCTGGAGCTGGCGCAGGAGAACCCGCGCCGCGCCTGCCGCCTGCTACGCACGGCGCTGGAGCTGCCCGAGCTGCGCGCGCACAACCGCCGCGAAGCCGAGGAGCTGATGGAGACCCTCGACCCGGGGGTCTGTCCGGAGGCGCCCTACCGCTCGCCGGCCGAGGCGCTGGAAGACCTCGGCGTCGTCACCCCGGCGTAA
- a CDS encoding InlB B-repeat-containing protein produces the protein MGLLLLLGLVLVLAACQSAAPPQFTLELAFSGSGGGKVRITPPAAEFTTGTTQSYPAGTQVSLTATPAAGSTFLGWSGDCSGGGSCVLSLDDDKFVTASFSTQASGALTVYGPGDFNGNTLTVQLPGLQPADYVALIPVYAGQDSSGTDPDGITYAIAAQNVATASLGPAAEAGPVGPYVPTDAPALQASRDFAARARDSGLEPLNRQVGAQGFSDNCPGPYQTGTTQCDFWVFTDIGTSPPTQTLINATVQYVSASAVWFVEDGLTGDDVLSANELAALANTFETTVWPTIGTTFGNAADFDGNGKIFIVLSPKVGNAGLFGYVYSADLYVDSGSAPRSNEGDIFYATTPGPPINLYSWTRDAFLNVALPGTMAHELKHLVAMGYRVANGFPLEEIWIEEPSAEVAKELSGFGTAQGRIQSRASDALADPEAFRIVHATRPPGAEGRAIYGFNFLLMWRAHEKAGASLWKPWVQSDLVGIANFEAATGQSFADALVDWALTLLFDDTAQLAGYEYQNLALRDGSWQTLYYQPLAAVSNRTLRSMAFYVGRGTGADASVALTVSDPSRMRVAVVRFAGPLPY, from the coding sequence TTGGGTCTATTGCTCCTCTTGGGGCTCGTCCTGGTCCTCGCGGCCTGCCAGAGCGCGGCGCCCCCTCAGTTCACGCTCGAGCTCGCCTTCTCGGGAAGCGGCGGCGGCAAGGTGCGGATCACCCCGCCGGCCGCCGAGTTCACGACGGGAACGACGCAGAGTTACCCGGCGGGTACCCAGGTCAGCCTGACCGCGACGCCCGCCGCCGGATCCACCTTCCTGGGCTGGAGCGGCGACTGCAGCGGCGGCGGGAGCTGCGTACTGAGCCTGGACGACGACAAGTTCGTGACCGCCTCGTTCAGCACCCAGGCCAGCGGCGCGCTCACGGTCTACGGTCCCGGCGACTTCAACGGCAACACCCTCACCGTCCAGCTCCCCGGCCTGCAACCCGCCGACTACGTGGCCCTGATCCCCGTCTACGCCGGCCAGGACAGCAGCGGCACCGACCCCGACGGCATCACGTACGCGATCGCCGCCCAAAACGTCGCGACCGCCTCCCTGGGCCCGGCGGCGGAGGCCGGCCCGGTCGGCCCCTACGTGCCCACGGACGCCCCGGCGCTGCAGGCGAGCCGCGACTTCGCCGCCCGGGCCCGCGACAGCGGCCTCGAGCCCCTGAACCGGCAGGTGGGGGCGCAGGGGTTCAGCGACAACTGCCCCGGCCCCTACCAAACGGGGACGACGCAGTGCGACTTCTGGGTCTTCACCGACATCGGCACCTCACCCCCCACCCAGACGCTGATCAACGCCACCGTGCAGTACGTGAGCGCCAGCGCCGTTTGGTTCGTCGAAGACGGGTTGACGGGGGACGACGTGCTCAGCGCCAACGAGCTCGCCGCGCTCGCGAACACCTTCGAAACCACCGTCTGGCCCACCATCGGCACCACCTTCGGCAACGCCGCCGACTTCGACGGCAACGGCAAGATCTTCATCGTCCTCAGCCCCAAGGTCGGCAACGCCGGCCTCTTCGGTTACGTCTATTCGGCCGACCTCTACGTCGACAGCGGCTCGGCGCCGCGCAGCAACGAAGGCGACATCTTTTACGCCACGACGCCCGGTCCGCCGATCAACCTCTACTCCTGGACGCGCGACGCCTTCCTGAACGTCGCCCTGCCGGGGACGATGGCGCACGAGCTGAAGCACCTCGTCGCCATGGGCTACCGGGTGGCCAACGGCTTCCCGCTGGAGGAGATCTGGATCGAGGAGCCCTCGGCGGAGGTCGCCAAGGAACTGAGCGGTTTCGGAACCGCCCAGGGGCGGATCCAGTCGCGCGCCAGCGACGCGCTGGCCGACCCCGAGGCGTTCCGCATCGTCCACGCGACCCGTCCGCCGGGCGCCGAGGGCCGCGCCATCTACGGCTTCAACTTCCTCTTGATGTGGCGCGCTCACGAAAAGGCCGGCGCCTCGCTGTGGAAGCCCTGGGTCCAGAGCGACCTCGTCGGCATCGCCAACTTCGAGGCGGCCACCGGACAGAGCTTCGCCGACGCCCTCGTCGACTGGGCGCTGACGTTGCTCTTCGACGACACCGCCCAGCTCGCCGGCTACGAGTACCAGAACTTAGCGCTGCGCGACGGCAGCTGGCAGACGCTCTACTACCAGCCGCTGGCCGCGGTGAGCAACCGCACCCTGCGCTCGATGGCCTTCTACGTCGGCCGCGGCACCGGCGCCGACGCCAGCGTCGCCCTGACCGTCAGCGACCCCTCGCGGATGCGGGTCGCGGTGGTGCGGTTCGCGGGCCCGCTCCCCTACTAG
- a CDS encoding carboxypeptidase-like regulatory domain-containing protein, protein MRALHLPQPLPWRRLGLLLLLLAVAGCGGTRPPANVIGRLGPAGGWLEGPDGLAVSLVAGAVEASVAVVLEPAPRPALPLPAGVQPAGDAYRIAADRYLPASEPFVLVVPLPEGVDPDRLALAVYDPGGTPHVPDPMWFRIPGTPATELGAFLVQLPSLPQEGLVFLPVRDDAADRPAAAAGEVRSSGGLGSAWLPRGRAIVTPKGAFSSAAVAAFESAMDAVLGLYRNTKLRPPLLQVVGAKPIVQGRGTPIRMDYSNASYGFYLMPAGTGECDPGTLGFYQTDTRIMVVCAPANGAVTPAMRRTLVHELFHAVQQRYGGSAGWWAESTAALSENSIQDAAFQPQLTPDYSARSDWIPLPYFGRGAHYRSQDFWYHVLRERGLAFDAAMDAYMHEPMTVAGTNAALQGKLADEYWHWFKDQTYVKGPATARPAAACRPDPNAATGVVQLIANTTTEAFADHGHKRYAFSGAVFRYKLPNTEPFPVRWRLWFTVSGDPLTPNDRSAIDTRSWSCSWQAGPAEVRVAPGQTFESGALAANLDLGAAKDDEATLVGGGKPFRLHAKPLRGEVVLEGPPGGLSADVTELGSLGSTSYALTETSPGSGNYRINLPVGRYDIRTSAPGGYAATYRNVVVQEGVAATPTPDGAPGREVVFLGRSSGGPLNLYLWDLDQGTVRALTSFNDDAWADPAAQAVSFAAVRTAAGELVAVMLQDPGSSGSETLYRLGPADAQAVTVASLPGSYQLSYVNLSFQDGGSLPAALRYFEDTLGTRQLQMIDLQTGEVVWTADVSGYATQCGWRPGRSVWAGGYLLGCGNMNPDASWTALVAAVPSPQGGYQGTIGRDPAFMQFEGPADFGGLDFGGSMLFVERALYPDFTEATGFVVNADTTSSTFVALPGEAPYRCSPAPGRMQVACLRAGGVVVHTVDPAGTVTRTESFALPAGYAIETGQLDAIDFVEPLER, encoded by the coding sequence ATGCGCGCGCTTCACCTACCGCAGCCCCTCCCGTGGCGCCGCCTCGGGCTGCTGCTCCTGCTGCTGGCCGTCGCCGGCTGCGGCGGCACCCGTCCCCCCGCCAACGTCATCGGCCGCCTGGGACCGGCCGGCGGCTGGCTCGAAGGCCCCGACGGGCTGGCGGTCTCGCTGGTGGCGGGGGCGGTCGAGGCGTCGGTCGCGGTCGTCCTCGAGCCCGCACCGCGGCCCGCCCTCCCCCTGCCCGCGGGGGTGCAACCCGCGGGCGACGCCTACCGCATCGCCGCCGACCGCTACCTCCCCGCGAGCGAACCCTTCGTGCTGGTCGTTCCCCTCCCCGAAGGCGTGGACCCCGACAGGCTGGCCCTCGCGGTCTACGACCCCGGCGGCACCCCCCACGTACCCGACCCCATGTGGTTCCGTATCCCGGGAACGCCGGCGACGGAGCTGGGCGCCTTCCTGGTCCAGCTCCCCTCGCTCCCGCAAGAGGGGCTGGTCTTCCTTCCGGTGCGCGACGACGCCGCCGACCGCCCTGCGGCCGCGGCCGGCGAGGTGCGCTCGAGCGGCGGCCTGGGGAGCGCCTGGCTGCCCCGGGGCAGGGCGATCGTCACCCCCAAGGGCGCCTTCTCCAGCGCCGCGGTCGCCGCCTTCGAGTCCGCGATGGACGCCGTCCTCGGCCTCTACCGCAACACCAAGCTGCGTCCGCCGCTGCTTCAGGTGGTGGGCGCGAAGCCGATCGTCCAGGGCCGCGGCACCCCCATTCGCATGGACTACAGCAACGCCAGCTACGGCTTCTACCTGATGCCGGCCGGTACCGGCGAGTGCGACCCCGGCACGCTGGGCTTCTACCAAACGGATACCCGGATCATGGTGGTCTGCGCCCCCGCCAACGGCGCCGTGACACCGGCGATGCGGCGCACCCTGGTCCACGAACTGTTCCACGCGGTGCAGCAGCGCTACGGCGGCAGCGCCGGCTGGTGGGCGGAAAGCACCGCGGCGCTCTCGGAAAACTCGATTCAGGACGCCGCCTTCCAACCGCAGCTGACGCCGGACTACTCGGCCCGCAGCGACTGGATTCCGCTCCCTTACTTCGGCCGCGGCGCCCACTACCGCAGCCAGGACTTCTGGTACCACGTGCTGCGGGAACGCGGGCTGGCCTTCGACGCGGCCATGGACGCCTACATGCACGAGCCCATGACGGTCGCGGGAACGAACGCCGCGCTGCAGGGGAAGCTGGCCGACGAGTACTGGCACTGGTTCAAGGACCAGACCTACGTCAAGGGCCCGGCGACCGCCCGGCCCGCGGCGGCCTGCCGGCCCGACCCCAACGCCGCGACCGGCGTGGTGCAGCTGATCGCGAACACCACCACCGAAGCCTTCGCGGACCACGGCCACAAGCGCTACGCCTTCTCGGGGGCCGTCTTCCGCTACAAGCTGCCGAATACCGAGCCCTTCCCCGTTAGGTGGCGGCTGTGGTTCACGGTCTCCGGCGACCCCCTCACCCCGAACGACCGCAGCGCCATCGACACCCGGTCCTGGAGCTGCAGCTGGCAGGCGGGCCCCGCGGAGGTCCGGGTGGCCCCCGGGCAGACCTTCGAAAGCGGCGCCCTGGCCGCCAACCTCGACCTAGGCGCGGCCAAGGACGACGAGGCGACGCTGGTGGGGGGCGGGAAACCGTTCCGGCTGCACGCCAAACCCCTGCGCGGGGAGGTGGTGCTCGAAGGACCACCGGGTGGGCTGAGCGCGGACGTGACCGAGCTCGGCAGCCTCGGTTCGACGAGCTACGCCCTGACCGAAACCTCGCCGGGAAGCGGCAACTACCGGATCAACCTGCCCGTGGGCCGCTACGACATCCGTACCAGCGCCCCCGGCGGCTACGCGGCCACCTACCGCAACGTGGTGGTCCAGGAAGGCGTCGCCGCGACCCCGACGCCCGACGGCGCGCCGGGGCGCGAGGTCGTCTTCCTGGGGCGGTCGTCGGGCGGCCCGCTGAACCTTTACCTCTGGGACCTCGACCAGGGAACGGTGCGCGCCCTGACCTCGTTTAACGACGACGCCTGGGCCGATCCCGCGGCGCAGGCCGTCTCCTTCGCAGCCGTACGCACCGCTGCGGGGGAGCTGGTGGCCGTGATGCTGCAAGACCCCGGCTCGAGCGGCTCCGAGACGCTCTACCGCCTCGGCCCCGCCGACGCCCAGGCGGTGACCGTGGCCAGCCTGCCCGGCAGCTACCAGCTCAGCTACGTCAACCTGAGCTTCCAGGACGGCGGCAGCCTGCCGGCGGCGCTGCGCTACTTCGAAGACACCCTCGGCACCCGGCAGCTGCAGATGATCGACCTGCAGACCGGTGAGGTCGTCTGGACCGCGGACGTGAGCGGCTACGCGACCCAGTGCGGCTGGCGCCCCGGCCGCAGCGTCTGGGCCGGCGGGTACCTGCTGGGTTGCGGGAACATGAACCCCGACGCCAGCTGGACGGCCCTGGTCGCGGCGGTGCCCTCGCCGCAGGGCGGATACCAGGGCACCATCGGACGCGACCCCGCCTTCATGCAGTTCGAAGGCCCCGCCGACTTCGGCGGCCTCGACTTCGGCGGCTCGATGCTCTTCGTGGAGCGCGCCCTCTACCCCGACTTCACCGAGGCCACCGGCTTCGTCGTCAACGCCGACACCACGAGCAGCACCTTCGTCGCGCTGCCGGGCGAAGCCCCCTACCGCTGCAGCCCCGCACCCGGGCGAATGCAGGTGGCCTGCCTGCGCGCCGGCGGCGTGGTCGTGCACACCGTCGACCCCGCCGGTACGGTCACCCGGACCGAGAGCTTCGCCCTGCCCGCGGGGTACGCCATCGAAACCGGCCAGCTGGACGCGATCGACTTCGTGGAGCCGCTCGAGCGCTGA
- a CDS encoding zinc ribbon domain-containing protein has protein sequence MEDVNIAGALADLYTLQERDQELDKIKEQQELLPPELIEAREKWAELSARLGQLKERYLTLQREYKQNDLEIKDLTAKRKQAEDEQMQSSSVREQTQFENRIQQLSTRIDELTELTMPILEEMENLAEQIQALEAEMAEMKPELDALEAKNAERVAQLEAEYQEKFAKREEMAASIPKNLLREYQAIRRARKGVGVALVYAKGGVYRCSACSVQLPTHVAQRVYQGQQVVRCPSCGRLLWKGPQEG, from the coding sequence ATGGAGGACGTGAATATTGCGGGTGCCCTTGCCGACTTGTACACCCTTCAGGAGCGCGACCAAGAGCTTGATAAAATCAAGGAACAGCAGGAGTTGCTGCCGCCCGAGCTGATCGAGGCCCGCGAGAAGTGGGCCGAGCTGTCGGCACGGCTGGGCCAGCTCAAGGAGCGCTACCTGACCCTGCAGCGCGAGTACAAGCAGAACGACCTGGAGATCAAAGACCTCACCGCCAAGCGCAAGCAGGCCGAGGACGAGCAGATGCAGTCCTCGAGCGTGCGCGAGCAGACCCAGTTCGAAAACCGCATCCAGCAACTCTCGACCCGCATCGACGAGCTCACCGAGCTGACCATGCCCATCCTCGAGGAGATGGAGAACCTGGCCGAGCAGATCCAGGCGCTCGAGGCCGAGATGGCCGAGATGAAGCCCGAGCTCGACGCGCTCGAGGCCAAGAACGCCGAGCGCGTGGCCCAGCTCGAGGCCGAGTACCAGGAAAAGTTCGCCAAGCGCGAGGAGATGGCGGCCAGCATTCCCAAGAACCTGCTGCGCGAGTACCAGGCCATCCGCCGCGCCCGCAAGGGCGTGGGGGTGGCGCTCGTCTACGCCAAGGGGGGCGTCTACCGCTGCAGCGCCTGCAGCGTGCAGCTGCCCACCCACGTGGCCCAGCGCGTCTACCAGGGGCAGCAGGTGGTGCGCTGCCCCAGCTGCGGCCGGCTGCTGTGGAAGGGTCCCCAGGAAGGGTAG
- the nth gene encoding endonuclease III: MAPAKLRCPRESKTKKRARALRILQKLEAAYPQARTELRHANPFQLLVATVLSAQATDRSVNEATPALFERFPTPEALAAATPEEVEPYIRRIGLYRTKARNLVALARRLVAEHGGEVPRDKQALMALPGVGWKTATVVLGAAFGVPGIAVDTHLARLAHRLCLSRAGTPEKIGAELEELFPREKWVFVHHALILHGRYVCTARKPKCDACVLADDCSNRQNA; encoded by the coding sequence ATGGCGCCCGCTAAGCTGCGCTGCCCGCGCGAGTCCAAGACCAAGAAACGCGCGCGCGCCCTGCGCATCCTCCAGAAGCTGGAGGCCGCCTACCCCCAGGCGCGCACCGAGCTGCGCCACGCCAACCCCTTTCAGCTGCTCGTGGCCACCGTGCTCAGCGCCCAAGCCACCGACCGCTCGGTCAACGAGGCCACCCCCGCCCTCTTCGAGCGCTTCCCCACCCCCGAGGCGCTGGCGGCGGCCACCCCCGAGGAGGTGGAGCCCTACATCCGCCGCATCGGCCTGTACCGCACCAAGGCGCGCAACCTGGTGGCGCTGGCGCGCCGGCTGGTCGCCGAGCACGGCGGCGAGGTGCCGCGCGACAAGCAGGCGCTGATGGCGCTGCCGGGGGTGGGCTGGAAGACGGCCACCGTGGTGCTGGGGGCGGCCTTCGGGGTGCCGGGCATCGCCGTGGACACCCACCTGGCGCGGCTGGCGCACCGGCTCTGCCTTTCGCGGGCGGGTACCCCGGAGAAGATCGGGGCCGAGCTGGAGGAACTCTTTCCCCGGGAAAAGTGGGTCTTCGTGCACCACGCCCTCATCCTCCACGGCCGTTACGTCTGCACCGCGCGCAAGCCGAAATGCGACGCCTGCGTGCTGGCGGACGACTGCTCGAACCGTCAAAACGCCTGA
- a CDS encoding ASCH domain-containing protein, which translates to MRRPKRGLIVREPYAGWIVDGVKTWEIRKHPTRVRGPIGIVSGGRLIGQVDVAGVEGPFSAEELRAHEERHRAGAFLEAYARGAPLWAWVLENPRRYSVPLPVPPRRGRMLWVDLAEVPWPGSDQTEP; encoded by the coding sequence ATGCGGCGCCCCAAGCGCGGTCTGATCGTGCGCGAGCCCTACGCCGGCTGGATCGTGGACGGCGTGAAGACCTGGGAGATCCGCAAGCACCCCACCCGCGTCCGCGGCCCCATCGGCATCGTCAGCGGCGGCCGCCTCATCGGGCAGGTGGACGTGGCCGGGGTGGAGGGGCCCTTCAGCGCCGAAGAGCTGCGCGCCCACGAAGAACGCCACCGCGCCGGAGCCTTCCTGGAGGCCTACGCCCGGGGCGCGCCGCTGTGGGCCTGGGTGCTGGAAAACCCCCGGCGCTACTCCGTGCCGCTCCCCGTGCCGCCGCGCCGGGGGCGGATGCTTTGGGTTGACCTCGCCGAGGTTCCCTGGCCCGGCTCGGACCAGACCGAGCCGTAG